The Glycine soja cultivar W05 chromosome 8, ASM419377v2, whole genome shotgun sequence genome has a window encoding:
- the LOC114423351 gene encoding probable sucrose-phosphate synthase 2 isoform X2, which produces MELGRDSDTGGQIKYVVELARALAKMPGVYRVDLFTRQISSPEIDWSYGEPTEMLTPGDDDDDNLGESSGAYIIRIPFGPRNKYLRKELLWPYIQEFVDGALAHILNMSKVLSEQVGGGQPVWPYVIHGHYADAGDSAAILSGALNVPMVLTGHSLGRNKLEQLIKQGRQSKEDINSTYKMMRRIEAEELSLDAAELVITSTRQEIDEQWGLYDGFDVKLEKVLRARARRGVNCHGRYMPRMAVIPPGMDFSNVVRQEDGPEIDGELAQLTASVEGFSPKAMPSIWLDVMRFFRNPHKPVILALSRPDPKKNLTTLLKAFGESRPLRELANLTLIMGNRDDIDEMSSGNASVLTTVLKMIDKYDLYGQVAYPKHHKQSDVPEIYRYAARTKGVFINPALVEPFGLTLIEAAAHGLPMVATKNGGPVDIHRALNNGLLVDPHDQKAITDALIKLLSEKNLWHDCRKNGWKNIHLFSWPEHCRTYLTRVAACRMRHPQWQTNTPGNDIADEESFNDSLKDVQDMSLRLSIDADLAGLSSGPDMQDQVKRLLSRMKKPDSGGSNDTDGGNKMPDNVTGKYPLLWRRRRLIVIALDLYDNNGAPDKKMIQIVQRIIKASQLDPQNARVSGFALSTAMPIRETIEFLKSGNIQVNDFDVLICSSGSEVYYPGTYTEDGKLLPDPDYEAHIDYRWGCEGLKKTIWNLMNTAEGEDKKSSSPIVEDSKSSNAHCISYKIKDLSKAKRVDDLRQKLRMRGLRCHPMYCRGSSSMQVIPLLASRAQALRYLFVRWGLNVANMYVFLGETGDTDYEELISGTHKTIILKDVVSNGSEGILRGPGSYHREDVVPNESPLVASISETTEDKIANTLKELSKSGAM; this is translated from the exons ATGGAGCTTGGTCGAGATTCTGATACTGGTGGACAG ATTAAATATGTGGTAGAACTTGCTCGTGCACTTGCCAAAATGCCTGGAGTATATAGGGTGGATCTGTTTACACGCCAAATCTCATCACCTGAAATTGACTGGAGCTATGGAGAGCCTACAGAAATGCTAACTCcgggtgatgatgatgatgataacctTGGGGAGAGCAGTGGTGCATATATCATAAGAATACCCTTCGGTCCACGCAATAAATACCTCCGGAAAGAACTTCTTTGGCCTTATATTCAAGAATTTGTGGATGGAGCATTAGCTCACATTCTCAATATGTCAAAAGTATTGAGTGAACAAGTTGGTGGGGGCCAACCTGTCTGGCCATATGTAATTCATGGACATTATGCTGATGCTGGAGATAGTGCTGCTATTCTTTCTGGTGCTTTAAATGTACCAATGGTTCTGACAGGTCATTCCCTTGGAAGAAACAAGCTTGAACAACTTATCAAGCAGGGACGCCAATCCAAAGAGGATATCAATTCGACTTATAAGATGATGAGGAGGATTGAGGCAGAAGAACTTTCTCTGGATGCAGCAGAACTTGTTATCACTAGTACAAGACAAGAAATTGATGAGCAGTGGGGACTTTATGATGGATTTGATGTCAAGCTTGAGAAAGTATTGCGTGCTCGTGCTAGGCGTGGTGTCAACTGTCATGGTCGGTACATGCCAAGGATGGCG GTTATCCCTCCTGGTATGGACTTTAGCAATGTTGTTCGTCAAGAAGATGGCCCTGAAATTGATGGAGAGCTTGCTCAGCTTACTGCTAGTGTTGAAGGATTTTCACCAAAAGCAATGCCTTCAATTTGGTTAGAC GTAATGCGTTTCTTTAGAAATCCTCACAAGCCAGTGATCTTGGCCTTATCAAGGCCAGATCCAAAGAAGAACTTAACCACTCTGTTAAAAGCCTTTGGAGAAAGCCGCCCCTTAAGAGAACTTGCTAATCTT ACTCTCATAATGGGAAATAGGGATGACATAGATGAGATGTCTTCTGGGAATGCTAGTGTGCTCACAACAGTGTTGAAAATGATTGATAAGTATGATCTATATGGCCAAGTGGCATACCctaaacatcacaagcaatcCGATGTTCCGGAGATATACCGATATGCTGCAAGAACAAAG GGTGTTTTCATCAATCCTGCTTTAGTGGAACCTTTTGGTCTTACTTTAATTGAG GCAGCAGCACATGGGCTTCCAATGGTGGCAACTAAAAATGGGGGACCGGTGGACATTCATCGG GCCCTGAACAATGGTTTGCTTGTGGATCCTCATGATCAGAAAGCAATTACTGATGCATTGATCAAGTTGTTGTCAGAAAAAAACCTGTGGCATGATTGCAGGAAAAATGGTTGGAAGAACATACACCTTTTCTCGTGGCCCGAGCACTGCCGTACTTATTTGACTAGGGTGGCTGCCTGCAGGATGAGGCATCCACAATGGCAAACCAACACTCCAGGGAATGATATAGCTGATGAAGAGTCTTTCAATGACTCACTAAAGGATGTTCAGGACATGTCCCTTAGGCTCTCAATTGATGCTGACTTAGCAGGTTTAAGTTCTGGACCCGACATGCAAGACCAAGTGAAGCGTCTCCTAAGCAGGATGAAGAAGCCAGATTCTGGTGGTTCAAATGACACTGATGGTGGGAATAAGATGCCTGACAATGTAACTGGGAAATATCCTCTACTGTGGAGAAGACGTCGGTTGATTGTTATCGCACTAGATTTATATGACAACAATGGAGCTCCTGATAAGAAGATGATCCAAATAGTGCAAAGGATCATTAAAGCTTCTCAACTAGACCCTCAAAATGCAAGAGTTTCAGGATTTGCTTTGTCAACAGCTATGCCAATAAGAGAAACCATAGAGTTCCTCAAATCAGGCAACATTCAAGTAAatgattttgatgttttgatttgCAGTAGTGGTAGTGAAGTTTACTATCCTGGTACTTACACGGAAGATGGAAAGCTTTTGCCTGATCCGGATTATGAAGCGCATATTGACTATCGTTGGGGTTGTGAAGGTCTTAAGAAAACCATTTGGAATCTTATGAATACTGCTGAAGGTGAAGACAAAAAATCTTCCAGCCCCATTGTGGAAGATTCGAAATCTAGCAATGCTCATTGCATCTCATACAAAATAAAGGATCTCAGTAAG GCAAAGAGAGTTGATGACTTGAGACAGAAGCTTCGGATGCGAGGCCTACGTTGTCATCCTATGTACTGCAGGGGATCATCTAGTATGCAGGTTATTCCACTCCTTGCATCTAGAGCACAGGCACTCAG GTATCTCTTTGTCCGTTGGGGACTGAATGTTGCAAACATGTATGTCTTTCTTGGAGAAACTGGGGACACTGATTATGAAGAGTTGATTTCTGGAACTCACAAGACCATAATATTGAAGGATGTTGTGTCTAATGGTTCAGAAGGAATACTTAGAGGTCCAGGAAGCTACCATAGAGAGGATGTTGTACCCAATGAGAGTCCTCTTGTTGCAAGCATTAGTGAAACAACTGAGGACAAGATTGCCAATACTTTGAAGGAACTATCAAAATCCGGGGCAATGTGA
- the LOC114423351 gene encoding probable sucrose-phosphate synthase 3 isoform X1: MAGNEWINGYLEAILSTGASTIEEQKPAPVTLKDGGHFNPTKYFVEEVVASVDESDLYRTWIKVVATRNTRERSSRLENMCWRIWHLTRKKKQLEWEEVQRVTSRRLEREQGRREATEDMSEDLSEGEKGDSVVEMVQSDTPPTKKHFQRQTSNLEVWSDDKKEKKLYIVLLSLHGLVRGENMELGRDSDTGGQIKYVVELARALAKMPGVYRVDLFTRQISSPEIDWSYGEPTEMLTPGDDDDDNLGESSGAYIIRIPFGPRNKYLRKELLWPYIQEFVDGALAHILNMSKVLSEQVGGGQPVWPYVIHGHYADAGDSAAILSGALNVPMVLTGHSLGRNKLEQLIKQGRQSKEDINSTYKMMRRIEAEELSLDAAELVITSTRQEIDEQWGLYDGFDVKLEKVLRARARRGVNCHGRYMPRMAVIPPGMDFSNVVRQEDGPEIDGELAQLTASVEGFSPKAMPSIWLDVMRFFRNPHKPVILALSRPDPKKNLTTLLKAFGESRPLRELANLTLIMGNRDDIDEMSSGNASVLTTVLKMIDKYDLYGQVAYPKHHKQSDVPEIYRYAARTKGVFINPALVEPFGLTLIEAAAHGLPMVATKNGGPVDIHRALNNGLLVDPHDQKAITDALIKLLSEKNLWHDCRKNGWKNIHLFSWPEHCRTYLTRVAACRMRHPQWQTNTPGNDIADEESFNDSLKDVQDMSLRLSIDADLAGLSSGPDMQDQVKRLLSRMKKPDSGGSNDTDGGNKMPDNVTGKYPLLWRRRRLIVIALDLYDNNGAPDKKMIQIVQRIIKASQLDPQNARVSGFALSTAMPIRETIEFLKSGNIQVNDFDVLICSSGSEVYYPGTYTEDGKLLPDPDYEAHIDYRWGCEGLKKTIWNLMNTAEGEDKKSSSPIVEDSKSSNAHCISYKIKDLSKAKRVDDLRQKLRMRGLRCHPMYCRGSSSMQVIPLLASRAQALRYLFVRWGLNVANMYVFLGETGDTDYEELISGTHKTIILKDVVSNGSEGILRGPGSYHREDVVPNESPLVASISETTEDKIANTLKELSKSGAM; the protein is encoded by the exons ATGGCTGGGAATGAATGGATTAATGGGTACCTGGAGGCTATACTTTCAACTGGGGCCTCAACCATTGAAGAGCAAAAGCCTGCACCTGTGACTCTAAAAGATGGGGGGCATTTCAACCCCACAAAGTACTTTGTGGAAGAGGTGGTGGCAAGTGTTGATGAGTCTGATCTGTACCGCACATGGATCAAGGTGGTTGCCACCAGGAACACCAGGGAGAGGAGTTCAAGGTTGGAGAACATGTGCTGGCGCATTTGGCATCTTACACGCAAGAAGAAACag TTGGAATGGGAGGAAGTCCAGAGGGTAACAAGCCGAAGATTGGAGCGAGAACAAGGACGCAGAGAGGCAACAGAGGACATGTCTGAAGACTTATCAGAAGGAGAAAAAGGTGATAGTGTTGTGGAGATGGTGCAAAGTGATACCCCCCCAACAAAGAAACATTTCCAACGCCAGACTTCTAACTTGGAAGTATGGTCTGatgacaaaaaggaaaagaagctcTACATTGTCCTCTTAAG TTTGCATGGATTGGTTCGAGGAGAAAACATGGAGCTTGGTCGAGATTCTGATACTGGTGGACAG ATTAAATATGTGGTAGAACTTGCTCGTGCACTTGCCAAAATGCCTGGAGTATATAGGGTGGATCTGTTTACACGCCAAATCTCATCACCTGAAATTGACTGGAGCTATGGAGAGCCTACAGAAATGCTAACTCcgggtgatgatgatgatgataacctTGGGGAGAGCAGTGGTGCATATATCATAAGAATACCCTTCGGTCCACGCAATAAATACCTCCGGAAAGAACTTCTTTGGCCTTATATTCAAGAATTTGTGGATGGAGCATTAGCTCACATTCTCAATATGTCAAAAGTATTGAGTGAACAAGTTGGTGGGGGCCAACCTGTCTGGCCATATGTAATTCATGGACATTATGCTGATGCTGGAGATAGTGCTGCTATTCTTTCTGGTGCTTTAAATGTACCAATGGTTCTGACAGGTCATTCCCTTGGAAGAAACAAGCTTGAACAACTTATCAAGCAGGGACGCCAATCCAAAGAGGATATCAATTCGACTTATAAGATGATGAGGAGGATTGAGGCAGAAGAACTTTCTCTGGATGCAGCAGAACTTGTTATCACTAGTACAAGACAAGAAATTGATGAGCAGTGGGGACTTTATGATGGATTTGATGTCAAGCTTGAGAAAGTATTGCGTGCTCGTGCTAGGCGTGGTGTCAACTGTCATGGTCGGTACATGCCAAGGATGGCG GTTATCCCTCCTGGTATGGACTTTAGCAATGTTGTTCGTCAAGAAGATGGCCCTGAAATTGATGGAGAGCTTGCTCAGCTTACTGCTAGTGTTGAAGGATTTTCACCAAAAGCAATGCCTTCAATTTGGTTAGAC GTAATGCGTTTCTTTAGAAATCCTCACAAGCCAGTGATCTTGGCCTTATCAAGGCCAGATCCAAAGAAGAACTTAACCACTCTGTTAAAAGCCTTTGGAGAAAGCCGCCCCTTAAGAGAACTTGCTAATCTT ACTCTCATAATGGGAAATAGGGATGACATAGATGAGATGTCTTCTGGGAATGCTAGTGTGCTCACAACAGTGTTGAAAATGATTGATAAGTATGATCTATATGGCCAAGTGGCATACCctaaacatcacaagcaatcCGATGTTCCGGAGATATACCGATATGCTGCAAGAACAAAG GGTGTTTTCATCAATCCTGCTTTAGTGGAACCTTTTGGTCTTACTTTAATTGAG GCAGCAGCACATGGGCTTCCAATGGTGGCAACTAAAAATGGGGGACCGGTGGACATTCATCGG GCCCTGAACAATGGTTTGCTTGTGGATCCTCATGATCAGAAAGCAATTACTGATGCATTGATCAAGTTGTTGTCAGAAAAAAACCTGTGGCATGATTGCAGGAAAAATGGTTGGAAGAACATACACCTTTTCTCGTGGCCCGAGCACTGCCGTACTTATTTGACTAGGGTGGCTGCCTGCAGGATGAGGCATCCACAATGGCAAACCAACACTCCAGGGAATGATATAGCTGATGAAGAGTCTTTCAATGACTCACTAAAGGATGTTCAGGACATGTCCCTTAGGCTCTCAATTGATGCTGACTTAGCAGGTTTAAGTTCTGGACCCGACATGCAAGACCAAGTGAAGCGTCTCCTAAGCAGGATGAAGAAGCCAGATTCTGGTGGTTCAAATGACACTGATGGTGGGAATAAGATGCCTGACAATGTAACTGGGAAATATCCTCTACTGTGGAGAAGACGTCGGTTGATTGTTATCGCACTAGATTTATATGACAACAATGGAGCTCCTGATAAGAAGATGATCCAAATAGTGCAAAGGATCATTAAAGCTTCTCAACTAGACCCTCAAAATGCAAGAGTTTCAGGATTTGCTTTGTCAACAGCTATGCCAATAAGAGAAACCATAGAGTTCCTCAAATCAGGCAACATTCAAGTAAatgattttgatgttttgatttgCAGTAGTGGTAGTGAAGTTTACTATCCTGGTACTTACACGGAAGATGGAAAGCTTTTGCCTGATCCGGATTATGAAGCGCATATTGACTATCGTTGGGGTTGTGAAGGTCTTAAGAAAACCATTTGGAATCTTATGAATACTGCTGAAGGTGAAGACAAAAAATCTTCCAGCCCCATTGTGGAAGATTCGAAATCTAGCAATGCTCATTGCATCTCATACAAAATAAAGGATCTCAGTAAG GCAAAGAGAGTTGATGACTTGAGACAGAAGCTTCGGATGCGAGGCCTACGTTGTCATCCTATGTACTGCAGGGGATCATCTAGTATGCAGGTTATTCCACTCCTTGCATCTAGAGCACAGGCACTCAG GTATCTCTTTGTCCGTTGGGGACTGAATGTTGCAAACATGTATGTCTTTCTTGGAGAAACTGGGGACACTGATTATGAAGAGTTGATTTCTGGAACTCACAAGACCATAATATTGAAGGATGTTGTGTCTAATGGTTCAGAAGGAATACTTAGAGGTCCAGGAAGCTACCATAGAGAGGATGTTGTACCCAATGAGAGTCCTCTTGTTGCAAGCATTAGTGAAACAACTGAGGACAAGATTGCCAATACTTTGAAGGAACTATCAAAATCCGGGGCAATGTGA